In a single window of the Subtercola sp. PAMC28395 genome:
- a CDS encoding D-arabinono-1,4-lactone oxidase: protein MSATGAKWRNWGRTEEVTPLRVERPANVGAVQRAVVAAGRSGLTIKPVGAGHSFTGIAVAPGVQLDISALSGLISVDAARLRVTLGAGTNLHRIPKLLQPFGLAMANLGDIDRQTISGAISTGTHGTGAQFGGIATQVVGAVLVIGDGSLLTVNETENAELLPAVALGLGSLGVLVEVTLQCVPAFVLHAVEQAEPLGDVLDELAARVASADHFEFYWFPHTSTALTKTNRRLPGSADRHPLAPLKRFLDDELVANQVFRATCTAGIRFPAVIPRVNRLAEKLTGTREFTDHSARVFATRRTVRFVEMEYAIPAAEVPAALREIDELIDRRGWRISFPVEVRFAASDDLWLSTASGRDTGYIAVHRFYRDNPAEYFRAVEEIMMAHSGRPHWGKMHYRDAASLAEVYPHFGQFCALRDQLDPARLFTNPYLDRVLGE, encoded by the coding sequence GTGAGCGCCACGGGTGCGAAGTGGCGCAACTGGGGCCGAACCGAGGAGGTCACGCCGCTGCGGGTGGAGCGCCCGGCGAATGTCGGTGCGGTACAGCGTGCGGTGGTCGCCGCTGGGCGGTCTGGTCTCACGATCAAGCCCGTCGGGGCCGGCCACAGCTTCACGGGCATCGCTGTCGCCCCCGGCGTGCAACTCGACATCTCAGCCCTCTCCGGGCTCATCTCGGTCGACGCGGCACGACTTCGTGTGACCCTCGGTGCCGGCACGAACCTGCACCGGATTCCGAAGCTTCTGCAGCCGTTCGGCCTGGCGATGGCCAACCTGGGAGACATCGACCGGCAGACGATCAGCGGGGCAATCTCGACCGGAACCCACGGCACGGGTGCCCAGTTCGGCGGCATCGCGACCCAGGTCGTGGGTGCGGTGCTCGTCATCGGTGACGGCTCGTTGCTCACCGTGAACGAGACGGAGAACGCCGAGCTCCTGCCGGCTGTGGCACTGGGGCTCGGAAGCCTGGGTGTGCTCGTTGAGGTGACCCTCCAGTGTGTGCCTGCATTCGTGCTGCACGCGGTCGAGCAGGCCGAACCACTCGGCGACGTGCTCGATGAGCTGGCCGCCCGTGTCGCCAGTGCCGACCACTTCGAGTTCTACTGGTTCCCGCACACGAGCACGGCCCTCACGAAGACCAACAGGCGCCTGCCAGGGTCGGCCGATCGTCATCCGCTGGCGCCGCTGAAACGGTTTCTCGACGACGAACTGGTCGCCAACCAGGTCTTCAGGGCAACCTGCACGGCAGGAATCCGTTTTCCAGCGGTCATCCCGAGGGTCAACCGCCTCGCCGAGAAGCTGACAGGCACGCGCGAATTCACCGACCACTCCGCTCGGGTCTTCGCCACCCGGCGCACGGTTCGCTTCGTCGAGATGGAATATGCGATCCCCGCCGCAGAGGTACCCGCCGCGCTGCGCGAGATCGACGAGCTCATCGATCGTCGTGGCTGGCGCATCTCGTTTCCTGTCGAAGTCCGCTTTGCTGCCAGCGATGACCTGTGGCTGTCGACTGCATCGGGCCGCGACACGGGGTACATTGCAGTGCACCGTTTCTATCGCGACAACCCCGCGGAATACTTTCGGGCAGTCGAGGAGATCATGATGGCGCACAGCGGCCGGCCGCACTGGGGCAAGATGCACTACCGTGACGCTGCCTCGCTGGCCGAGGTGTACCCGCACTTCGGGCAGTTCTGTGCACTGCGTGACCAGCTCGACCCGGCGCGGCTCTTCACGAACCCCTACCTCGATCGCGTGCTGGGCGAGTGA
- a CDS encoding alanine racemase, protein MPLSLTRPRDKQSDHQSDHQTDHLPWQQPAKYWGALSAATAHLDTPLAALSLTALSHNAFSMLDRANGKPIRVASKSVRVREVLDAVLALPGYSGILAYTLAEALWLAETIDDVVVGYPSVDRGAIARLGADDRLASRVTLMIDDVAQLDLVDSVVPPTGRASIRVCIELDTSFVTRPLGHIGVWRSPIFTAGQARVLAQAIAARPGFTLVGLMGYEAQIAGVGNRPRGNPARARVLDWMQHRSIAELADRRGAVVAAVREVADLEFVNGGGTGSLESTSADSSVTEIAAGSGLFGGHLFDTYSRFRPAPAAAFALSVVRKPTPAMATLLGGGWIASGPAQPDRLPEIAWPLGLEMQAREMAGEVQTPLSGAAAGVLGIGDRVWLRHTKSGELSEHVNAFALVDDTNAHEDSTVVAELPSYRGEGKAFL, encoded by the coding sequence ATGCCCCTCTCCCTCACCCGGCCCCGAGACAAGCAGAGCGACCACCAGAGTGACCACCAGACCGATCACTTGCCCTGGCAACAACCCGCGAAGTACTGGGGCGCCCTCAGCGCGGCCACGGCGCACCTCGACACTCCGCTGGCGGCCCTCAGCCTCACAGCGTTGTCGCACAACGCGTTCTCGATGCTCGACCGCGCGAACGGCAAGCCGATCCGCGTCGCCAGCAAGTCCGTCCGGGTACGTGAGGTTCTCGACGCGGTGCTCGCGTTGCCCGGCTATTCGGGCATTCTGGCGTACACCCTGGCCGAAGCGCTGTGGCTGGCCGAGACGATCGATGACGTGGTCGTCGGGTACCCGAGCGTCGACCGCGGCGCGATCGCGCGACTGGGAGCGGATGATCGGCTGGCCTCCCGCGTCACGCTGATGATCGATGACGTGGCCCAGCTCGATCTGGTCGACAGTGTTGTGCCGCCGACGGGCAGGGCGAGCATCCGGGTGTGCATCGAACTCGACACCTCGTTCGTCACCAGGCCCCTGGGACACATCGGGGTCTGGCGCTCGCCGATCTTCACTGCGGGCCAGGCCCGGGTGCTTGCTCAGGCGATTGCCGCGAGGCCGGGTTTCACTCTGGTGGGCTTGATGGGGTACGAGGCGCAGATCGCGGGGGTCGGCAACCGCCCCCGAGGCAACCCGGCCCGGGCCCGCGTGCTCGACTGGATGCAGCACCGATCGATCGCGGAACTTGCCGACAGGCGGGGCGCGGTCGTGGCGGCCGTGCGCGAGGTCGCCGACCTCGAATTCGTGAACGGCGGTGGAACAGGCTCGCTCGAGAGCACCTCGGCCGATAGCTCGGTTACCGAGATCGCGGCGGGCAGCGGGTTGTTCGGCGGGCACCTCTTCGACACGTATTCGAGGTTCCGCCCGGCTCCGGCCGCAGCCTTCGCGCTGTCAGTGGTGCGCAAGCCGACCCCGGCCATGGCGACGCTGCTGGGTGGTGGCTGGATCGCCTCCGGCCCCGCGCAGCCCGACCGCCTGCCCGAGATCGCGTGGCCGCTGGGCCTCGAGATGCAGGCCCGCGAGATGGCGGGTGAGGTGCAGACGCCGCTCTCCGGTGCCGCCGCGGGCGTGCTTGGGATCGGCGATCGCGTGTGGTTGCGCCACACCAAATCGGGTGAGCTCTCTGAACACGTGAATGCCTTTGCCCTGGTCGATGACACGAATGCTCATGAAGACAGCACGGTTGTCGCGGAACTGCCGAGCTATCGCGGTGAAGGGAAGGCCTTCCTGTGA
- a CDS encoding MFS transporter, producing the protein MSEGSQTPDSIFSGATITGLFTEPTRRVGGGWIALFAAAWLGIWMAQLTPIQLLLPLQVENQLHTSYWVDSVVAFGIISGIAGVAALLVFPLTGALSDRTSSRFGRRRPWIAGGTLLFAASLVLLGIQESLLGIGFFWTLAIVGFCVLTASLTATISDQVPVNQRGYVSGWLSAPQAIGIILGLVLVTTLFVSQFSGYLAVAVALVLLVLPFCLWMPDAVLPRADRARVTAREFVDGFWISPKRFPDFGWTLLSRVLVNFGNALGTTLLLYFLMFGLNDGSAQNDLVVLTLIYMVFVILAALGAGALSDRLENRRGFVFVASALQGVAALILAFVPALPAAMVAAGMLGLGYGCFLAVDQALATQVLPDPVTRGKDLGIMNIATAVPQALSPLLGAAVVALFGGFTGLFVLSALFAFAGALAVARVKSVR; encoded by the coding sequence ATGAGCGAGGGTTCACAGACTCCCGACTCAATCTTCAGCGGCGCCACCATAACCGGGCTCTTCACCGAACCCACCCGACGCGTCGGTGGCGGGTGGATCGCCCTCTTCGCAGCAGCCTGGCTCGGAATCTGGATGGCGCAGCTCACGCCGATCCAGCTTCTGCTGCCGCTGCAGGTCGAGAACCAGCTGCACACCTCGTACTGGGTCGACAGCGTCGTGGCGTTCGGCATCATCTCCGGCATCGCCGGGGTCGCTGCGCTCCTGGTCTTTCCGCTGACCGGTGCTCTCTCTGACCGAACGTCGTCGCGGTTCGGCCGCCGCCGCCCGTGGATCGCCGGTGGCACTCTGTTGTTCGCCGCGTCGCTCGTGCTCCTCGGGATTCAGGAGTCGCTGCTGGGCATCGGCTTCTTCTGGACGCTCGCCATCGTCGGCTTCTGCGTGCTCACCGCTTCGCTGACGGCGACGATCTCCGACCAGGTGCCGGTCAATCAGCGCGGCTACGTGTCTGGCTGGCTCTCTGCACCGCAGGCGATCGGAATCATCCTCGGGCTGGTACTGGTCACGACACTCTTCGTCTCGCAGTTCTCCGGGTACCTCGCCGTGGCGGTGGCGCTGGTGCTGCTTGTGCTCCCGTTCTGTCTCTGGATGCCCGATGCCGTGTTACCGCGCGCCGATCGAGCCCGGGTCACCGCCCGTGAGTTCGTCGACGGGTTCTGGATCAGCCCGAAGCGCTTCCCGGACTTCGGCTGGACGCTGCTCAGCCGCGTCCTGGTCAACTTCGGCAACGCTCTGGGCACCACTCTGCTGCTGTACTTCCTGATGTTCGGGCTGAACGACGGTTCTGCCCAGAACGATCTCGTCGTGCTCACCCTCATCTACATGGTGTTCGTCATCCTGGCCGCGCTTGGCGCAGGAGCTCTCTCAGACCGGCTCGAGAACCGGCGGGGCTTCGTCTTCGTCGCCTCAGCGTTACAGGGAGTCGCGGCCCTCATACTCGCTTTCGTGCCCGCGCTGCCGGCGGCCATGGTGGCGGCAGGGATGCTCGGCCTCGGCTACGGCTGTTTTCTCGCCGTCGACCAGGCCCTCGCAACCCAGGTCCTGCCCGACCCCGTGACCCGTGGCAAAGACCTCGGCATCATGAACATCGCCACCGCTGTTCCCCAGGCGCTCTCGCCTCTGCTCGGCGCCGCGGTCGTCGCTCTCTTCGGAGGCTTCACCGGCCTGTTCGTTCTCTCCGCCCTGTTCGCCTTCGCCGGTGCTCTTGCCGTCGCCCGAGTGAAGTCGGTTCGCTGA
- a CDS encoding TetR/AcrR family transcriptional regulator encodes MGRLAVNDRRELLLDAALAVIARLGVTGATTRAIVAEAGVSLASFHYAFESRDQLIAELVSRVIQGEEAVLSGVPPGGVSMRDTIRHGLMQYFEVVKADPLREKAMFELTQYAMRSPELEPLARAQYDRYYALAESALDVAARSTGLSWARPTAELATFLVVITDGLTLSWLVNRDDAAALAIIDLAADSLGALAGAA; translated from the coding sequence GTGGGCCGACTTGCTGTGAACGATCGCCGTGAGCTCCTTCTTGACGCTGCTCTCGCCGTGATCGCCCGGCTCGGGGTCACGGGGGCGACGACCCGCGCCATCGTGGCCGAGGCCGGGGTGTCGCTGGCGAGTTTTCACTATGCCTTCGAATCGCGCGACCAGCTCATCGCGGAGCTGGTCAGCCGGGTCATCCAGGGTGAGGAGGCCGTTCTGTCTGGTGTGCCGCCCGGTGGTGTTTCGATGAGAGACACGATTCGCCACGGGTTGATGCAGTACTTCGAGGTGGTGAAAGCCGATCCACTCAGAGAGAAGGCAATGTTCGAACTCACGCAATACGCCATGCGATCGCCCGAGCTCGAACCGCTCGCACGGGCTCAGTATGACCGGTACTACGCGCTCGCCGAATCGGCCCTCGATGTGGCCGCCCGTTCGACCGGACTCTCCTGGGCGCGGCCGACAGCTGAGCTGGCGACTTTTCTCGTGGTCATCACAGACGGTCTCACACTCAGCTGGCTGGTCAACCGCGATGATGCTGCGGCCTTGGCCATCATCGATCTCGCCGCGGATTCGCTCGGTGCGTTGGCTGGTGCAGCATGA